The DNA sequence CAGGCTGACATAAAACTGAGCGGCCCTAATAAGAAAAAGATTTACCCGATCTTTTACCGACCTTTCGATACCCGGTTCACCTATTACACCGGGCAAACACGGGGCTTTATGTGCAGACCCCGGTTCGAGGTCATGAGGCACCTGCTGCCGGGGAAGAACTTGGGATTATGTGCCTCCCGAGGGGTAGAAATCGGCGGCGACTGGGAACATATCTTCTGTAGCAAACATATTATTCAAAACCACACGGTTTCTTTAAAAGAGGTTAATTATCTATTCCCTCTTTATCTATTCCCTTCGGAAAATCCCAACAATAATGCAAGCGCCGGCCAGAACTCCTTTCTCGCTCTGTCCGAACCCGAGAGTCCTTATGGCCGCCAGGTAAATATAAACCCCGATTTTCTGCGCCACCTGGAAGAACAGTTAGGATTAACCTTCACTTATGAAAATCAGGGCGATCGACAAACCTTCTTTGGCCCCCTAGACGTGTTTTATTATGCTTATGCAACATTCCATTCGCCAGGCTATCGGGAGCGTTTCGCCGAATTTCTGAGGATTGATTTTCCCCGCCTGCCGCTGACCGGAAATAAGACCCTTTTTGCTGCTCTGGTGGATAAAGGTGCGGCATTGACCGCCTTGCATCTCATGGAGGCCCCGGCCTTGGAAAGGCTCATTACCACGTTTCCGGTCCCTGGGTCCAATATTGTTGAAAAAGTTGAATATGTAGCACAAGCGCCCTCGCCTGTGCTTGGGTCGCCCTCGACGGTGCAACAGGGCGCAGCCGAGGCGGCTGTGCCACCGATGTCAGGCCGCGTCTTTATCAATGCCGAACAGTATGTCGCCGGGGTGTCACCGAAAGTCTGGGCCTTTCAGGTGGGCGGTTATCAGGTCTTGCACCAATGGCTCAAAGACCGCAAGGGGCGGGCACTGAGCTTCGAAGAGATCCACCACTACCAGAAAATCGTCGCGGCCCTGACCGAGACCATCCGTCTCATGGGGGAAATAGACGCCCTGATCGAGGAGCACGGGGGCTGGCCGCTCGGATGAATATATGCACCGAACCAGCCTTTAGGCTGGACTTTAATTATCCGGTTGATCTTTCACTTTTTTTTTGATAGCCGGGCGGCAGAAGAAACTCGCAATATTCACCAGGCCAGAGCGATGCGCCACTCCGTTCCACCTAGCTGGCAGCCCCGTTGCTATCCGAAAAAATTAGATTATAATTTACTTTACCGTGTTTTCGAGTTTCCAAGGAGTTATGAATATGCCAAGTATGAAAAATGTAAAACCGGTTCAACTAAGCCTCAACAGCCGGTTTAGATTTAAATGCTATCCGGGCATCTCTTGTTTTACCGAGTGTTGCGGCCGGATTGATATTCCCCTCACTCCCTATGACATCATCCGCTTGAAAAAGCGGCTGGGTATCTCTTCAACAGAAATCCTGCACCTCTACACCCGGTCGGAGCTGGATGCAAAATCGGGCCTGCCCCTGGTCTTCCTCCGCATGTCGCCGGAAAACAACAATAAGTGCCCCTTTGTCACCTCCGAGGGTTGCACCATCTATTCCGACCGGCCCTGCGCCTGCCGCTACTATCCTATCGGGCAGGCCACCCTGCAACGTGAGGAGGGTCTGGGAGGCATCCAGGAATTTTACTTTCTCATCAAGGAACCCTATTGTAAGGGACATGAGGAAGAGACGGAATGGACCGTGGCCTCCTGGCGGGTGGATCAGGAACCCGATCTCTATGATGAAATGAACCGCGAATGGAAGGCCATGATGCTGCGGCGGGACGCCGATGCCCGCCAGGCTATCGATGAAAAGAAACAGAAAATGTTCTATCTGGCCAGTTATGACCCGGACAACTTCCGCCGTTTCGTCTTAGAGAGCAGATTTTTGAAAATCTTTGACGTTGATCCCAAGACCGTTGCCGCCATTCAGCAAGATGACATTGCCCTGATGAAATTTGCCTTTCAGTACCTCAAGTACCTCCTGGTCATCGAACAGAGCATGAATCTGAAGGAAGACGTTAACACGGCGCCGCCAGCCGCCTAAGATCAGCGATTTTCTGTTTTCATACCATCTTCCACACAATTAAGACGTATAAGGATAGGAAGAGCCAGCTACCTCCCCCCCCTCCGAACCGGACGTGCGGTTCTCCCGCATCCGGCTCTCCGGTTGGTGGTTTTGCCTTACGACTCCCCTTCCGCATTCGGTAGGGATGGATTCGAGCGGAGGTTCCGCATATCGAAATGTAATGTTTTCCGGATTGATTATATCAGGGTCTTTTCTTTGCAAATGAGAAGTTTCGCGCCTTGGCCAGGTCTTGAACGGGGAAGACTTATGAATTAACCATATTATGGCTCGGTCGGAAGGAAAAGTATCACTCGGGTCCCCTTTTGAGGTTCGCTTTCAATGGTAATTTCTCCCTGGTGCGCTTCGATAATTTTCTGGGAAATGGCCAGCCCCAGGCCGCTACCTTTGGGTTTGGAGGAAAAGAAGGGCTGAAAAATCTTTTCCTGGATCTCCGGAGGAATCCCCGAACCGGTATCAGAGACTTGTACGAGAATCCTGCCCGCCCGCCTGCCGGTGGTAAAGGAAAGGGTGCCCCCTGCATCCATGGCCTCGATGCCATTCTTGGCGATATTCAGGAGTACCTGGCGTATATGGCCGGGGTCAAATAGTATCTCCGGGAGGTCGGGGTCCAGTTTCAATACCAGGTCGATGTTCTTTTCCTGGAGACTCGGCTCCAGCCGCTGGCAGGTTTCCCGGATCAGCTCATTGAGATTTCCCGGCTGCTTTTGGGGTTCGGAAAATTTGGCGTAGCTGCCAACCTCAACGAGGAAGTCTTCCAATCGCTTGACTTCATCTACGATGATATGCAGCTTTTCCAGATTTTTTGGTGGACTTTGGGCAGTATCTTTCAGCACCTGGCGGGCAAACCCTCCGATAACCATCAGGGGATTCTTGATTTCATGGCTGATATGGG is a window from the Desulfobacca acetoxidans DSM 11109 genome containing:
- a CDS encoding YkgJ family cysteine cluster protein translates to MPSMKNVKPVQLSLNSRFRFKCYPGISCFTECCGRIDIPLTPYDIIRLKKRLGISSTEILHLYTRSELDAKSGLPLVFLRMSPENNNKCPFVTSEGCTIYSDRPCACRYYPIGQATLQREEGLGGIQEFYFLIKEPYCKGHEEETEWTVASWRVDQEPDLYDEMNREWKAMMLRRDADARQAIDEKKQKMFYLASYDPDNFRRFVLESRFLKIFDVDPKTVAAIQQDDIALMKFAFQYLKYLLVIEQSMNLKEDVNTAPPAA